One Bdellovibrio bacteriovorus str. Tiberius DNA segment encodes these proteins:
- a CDS encoding G8 domain-containing protein, giving the protein MKIFKTSLILTTLSVSSAAADVTGYIDTVKELEDGTVSIRGWACDSAVSSTINVHLYAGAPAGNKDTQFVTSTAANLASESQVSSACQTQKVSHRFEARLPRATALKYSSQPLYAYGISLSKKANLQLAQSGKHSIPSRREIAGQIDSVQERTSDGAVVIRGWACDRFNDKSISVHLYANAAAGGASAIFVKSALTGKSSESAIKTICGTKASGHRFESVIPKGVALRFAGSPVFAHGISTSGGANSLIGNAGRFSIPNYPADQKLSQLMLNADGSSISGDFVIPAGFRVEMDRNINVRNLTIQGRLFCPAKGHFTLKASSLHVHGSEALLQCGTSMTPFQGQLKIAIKGGVFLKDNCDGALVPCSDRNIMAMKGGTIRLIGNKANSKWLKLNKTAEPGSAEIVLTEAVQWKAGDRIAIAPTAYRYLEAEEAVIKSVQGTRVILTAPLKYRHNGQSHSYKTPTKTWVVDERAEVANLTRNIHITSDGNTEAMNFKGAHLMIMPSSYGYIDGVEFSHMGRMGEMARYPFHWHRVGDAAGQYIKNSSIHHSFQRCITVHATNNALVENNVCYDHYGHGFFLEDGNEVGNTFAKNLGILSRRPLPDRHILQSDIDVSSPGRFPGPATFWVSNPNNIFKDNVAAGSQGTGYWMSFARGVSCEKFNCSFPDSRKPANVFPRLEVTRQFDNNTARTTTVGFTWDGVADGALTENPRNPHDRKIVTVHYAPAKTPTIRNMKAFKSVEAAMYTRAQTMNFVNALFADNRSNIWAAYNLVMRDSAVIAISGNHQPAEFKDNSHFTGARIYDGPMDLSGIDFINFNDVSYGSTVIKPTPFRSVGASERFANVAQKLRFFPEPSRKIVFDAVSGPTSLGGTESASIRDLDGSLTGTPQSLLVPTHAFNNAPGCAAPTDESVRAMLCNYEVGSLYLFNPNKATTAFGTSRSDGVKLTTNNFMNKVNLIYGGKYEYNIHYNEELDLERITVVFKTANQGALSPVVAIRDLPGRHCKMSQGRSVASLSELRNAQDSAYYSAPDVLYIKNKATGKAGYVTGTSNAQIGQGVMGKILCQ; this is encoded by the coding sequence ATGAAAATTTTCAAGACAAGCCTGATACTGACGACCTTAAGCGTTTCATCTGCGGCAGCTGATGTAACGGGCTATATTGATACAGTGAAGGAACTTGAAGACGGAACCGTGTCCATCCGTGGCTGGGCCTGCGATAGTGCGGTGAGTTCCACCATCAATGTGCATTTGTACGCCGGCGCACCGGCTGGCAATAAAGACACCCAGTTTGTCACCTCCACGGCTGCAAATCTTGCTTCCGAATCGCAGGTCAGCAGTGCCTGCCAGACCCAAAAAGTTTCTCATCGCTTTGAAGCACGCCTGCCCCGCGCCACCGCCTTGAAATATTCCTCTCAGCCTTTGTATGCCTATGGCATTTCACTTTCCAAAAAAGCCAATCTGCAACTGGCACAATCTGGAAAGCACAGCATTCCCAGCCGCCGCGAAATCGCTGGCCAGATTGACTCCGTTCAGGAACGCACGTCTGACGGTGCGGTGGTGATCCGAGGCTGGGCGTGCGATCGCTTCAACGATAAAAGCATTTCCGTGCACCTTTACGCCAATGCCGCGGCCGGTGGGGCTTCCGCCATTTTTGTGAAGTCTGCCCTAACAGGCAAATCTTCAGAATCCGCGATCAAAACCATTTGCGGCACAAAAGCCTCTGGCCACCGCTTTGAATCCGTGATCCCAAAAGGGGTGGCGTTGCGCTTTGCCGGAAGCCCCGTATTTGCTCACGGCATTTCCACTTCCGGCGGCGCCAACAGCCTGATCGGAAATGCCGGGCGTTTTTCCATCCCGAACTACCCTGCCGATCAAAAGCTGTCGCAGCTGATGCTGAACGCCGATGGCAGTTCAATCAGTGGTGATTTTGTGATTCCCGCCGGCTTTCGCGTGGAAATGGACCGCAATATCAACGTCAGAAATCTGACCATTCAGGGCCGCTTATTCTGCCCGGCAAAGGGTCATTTCACCCTGAAGGCCTCCTCCCTGCATGTGCATGGATCAGAGGCATTACTTCAGTGCGGAACCAGCATGACGCCGTTTCAAGGACAACTGAAAATCGCCATCAAAGGTGGCGTGTTTCTCAAGGACAACTGCGACGGCGCTTTGGTCCCGTGCAGTGATCGCAACATCATGGCCATGAAAGGCGGGACCATCCGTCTGATTGGCAACAAGGCAAATTCCAAATGGCTGAAACTAAATAAAACAGCCGAACCCGGTTCTGCGGAAATAGTTCTGACCGAAGCCGTGCAATGGAAAGCAGGCGACCGCATTGCCATCGCCCCCACGGCCTACCGCTATCTGGAAGCTGAAGAAGCCGTGATCAAATCCGTACAAGGCACACGCGTGATTTTGACGGCTCCGCTGAAGTATCGCCACAACGGGCAAAGTCACAGCTATAAAACCCCCACCAAAACCTGGGTTGTGGATGAACGCGCCGAAGTCGCCAACCTCACCCGCAATATTCATATCACTTCTGATGGCAACACCGAGGCCATGAACTTCAAGGGCGCACATCTGATGATCATGCCCTCTTCCTATGGTTACATCGACGGAGTGGAATTTTCCCATATGGGCCGCATGGGTGAAATGGCCCGCTATCCTTTCCACTGGCACCGCGTCGGGGATGCTGCCGGTCAGTACATCAAAAACTCCAGCATTCACCATTCTTTCCAGCGCTGTATTACGGTGCATGCCACCAACAATGCGCTGGTTGAAAATAACGTGTGCTATGATCACTACGGGCATGGCTTCTTCCTGGAAGACGGCAATGAAGTTGGCAACACCTTTGCCAAAAACCTGGGCATCCTGTCCCGCCGCCCACTGCCAGATCGCCATATCCTTCAATCAGATATTGATGTCAGCAGCCCCGGCCGCTTCCCAGGACCTGCGACTTTCTGGGTGTCCAATCCCAACAATATCTTTAAAGACAACGTGGCAGCCGGCTCCCAGGGCACAGGCTATTGGATGAGCTTTGCGCGCGGTGTTTCCTGCGAAAAATTCAACTGTTCCTTCCCGGACAGCCGCAAACCTGCCAATGTCTTCCCCCGCCTGGAAGTCACCCGTCAGTTTGATAACAATACCGCCCGCACCACCACCGTGGGCTTCACTTGGGATGGAGTGGCCGATGGGGCTCTGACAGAAAACCCCCGCAATCCTCACGATCGAAAAATCGTGACGGTTCACTATGCTCCCGCAAAAACTCCGACCATTCGCAATATGAAGGCTTTCAAAAGTGTGGAAGCCGCAATGTACACCCGCGCTCAGACCATGAACTTCGTCAATGCCCTGTTTGCCGATAACCGCTCTAATATCTGGGCAGCCTACAATCTGGTTATGCGTGACAGTGCCGTGATTGCAATCAGCGGCAATCACCAGCCCGCTGAGTTTAAGGACAATTCCCACTTCACAGGTGCGCGCATCTATGACGGTCCGATGGATCTTAGCGGCATTGATTTCATCAACTTCAATGACGTGTCATATGGAAGCACCGTCATCAAACCCACTCCCTTTCGTTCAGTGGGCGCCTCAGAACGTTTTGCCAATGTCGCGCAAAAGCTGCGCTTCTTCCCCGAGCCATCAAGGAAAATCGTCTTTGATGCAGTCAGTGGTCCCACATCATTGGGCGGCACTGAATCTGCCAGCATCCGCGACTTGGATGGCAGTCTGACCGGCACACCCCAAAGCCTGCTGGTGCCAACTCATGCCTTTAACAATGCTCCGGGATGTGCTGCTCCAACTGACGAAAGTGTTCGTGCCATGCTTTGCAACTACGAAGTCGGCAGTCTGTATTTGTTTAATCCCAATAAAGCCACAACTGCGTTTGGCACCTCACGCAGTGATGGCGTAAAGCTGACCACCAACAACTTCATGAACAAAGTGAATCTGATCTATGGTGGTAAATATGAATACAACATCCACTATAATGAAGAACTGGATCTGGAGCGGATCACCGTAGTCTTTAAAACCGCGAATCAAGGAGCCCTCAGTCCTGTTGTTGCCATCCGCGATCTGCCAGGCCGCCATTGCAAGATGTCGCAAGGTCGCTCCGTGGCGTCCTTATCCGAACTGAGAAACGCACAGGACAGCGCCTATTACAGCGCCCCAGATGTGCTCTACATCAAAAACAAAGCCACGGGTAAGGCCGGCTATGTCACGGGTACCTCTAACGCCCAGATCGGCCAGGGCGTGATGGGAAAAATTCTTTGCCAATAA
- a CDS encoding SCO family protein, whose product MKKILLSVLVLVPVVFFLWNKHASKTGLNPKAVEFKMPTGGDFQIPSTLGLFNSSDKKGKVLFVFFGFALCPHICPMTLTNLDRMIQSLPADNQNKVEVLFISIDPERDTLESLQKHLNNFKSPMVAATDTHENLKAITALFGARYSRIRTGSSFFVDHTSQVFVINSRGEWVETLDYNVPAEEYRQALETADDKKPLAERQISLKNVSLLGENLNCDLASQTFCEISTIQNTYRIEMTPQPVQEAQPTTVTVHIKNSISTPLLLDFEGVEQDMGFIRPVLTGSGNTYQTSFELPVCELSEMQWRVRLVLESQNRERAALQFYMKTKRQ is encoded by the coding sequence ATGAAAAAAATCCTCCTGTCAGTTCTGGTTTTGGTTCCAGTGGTGTTTTTTCTGTGGAACAAGCACGCATCGAAAACCGGCCTGAACCCCAAAGCCGTAGAATTCAAAATGCCCACCGGAGGTGATTTTCAAATCCCCTCCACTCTAGGGCTCTTTAATTCTTCGGATAAAAAAGGCAAAGTGCTGTTTGTCTTTTTTGGTTTCGCCCTCTGCCCGCATATCTGCCCGATGACGCTGACAAATCTGGACCGCATGATCCAAAGTCTGCCGGCCGACAATCAGAACAAAGTCGAGGTCCTTTTCATCTCAATTGATCCCGAGCGTGACACGCTGGAATCCCTGCAAAAACATTTAAATAATTTTAAATCCCCGATGGTTGCCGCCACGGATACCCACGAAAACCTGAAAGCCATCACGGCTCTTTTTGGCGCACGCTATTCACGCATACGAACCGGCAGTTCTTTCTTTGTGGATCATACCAGTCAGGTTTTTGTGATCAACAGTCGTGGCGAATGGGTCGAGACTCTGGATTACAATGTCCCGGCTGAAGAATATCGTCAGGCCCTGGAGACCGCGGATGACAAAAAACCTCTGGCTGAACGACAAATCTCTTTGAAAAACGTCAGCCTGCTAGGGGAAAATTTGAATTGCGATCTGGCCTCGCAAACCTTCTGCGAAATCAGCACTATTCAGAACACCTATCGCATCGAGATGACACCTCAACCGGTGCAGGAAGCACAGCCCACCACGGTCACCGTCCATATCAAAAACTCTATATCAACACCCCTGCTGCTAGATTTTGAAGGCGTTGAGCAGGACATGGGCTTTATCCGTCCGGTACTGACCGGATCCGGCAACACCTATCAGACCTCTTTTGAGCTGCCTGTTTGTGAACTCAGCGAGATGCAGTGGCGCGTGCGTCTGGTACTTGAAAGTCAGAACAGGGAAAGAGCTGCCCTTCAGTTCTATATGAAAACCAAAAGGCAGTAA
- the ald gene encoding alanine dehydrogenase, which yields MIIGVPKEIKISENRVGLTEAGVRQYVSEGHTVIVEKDAGVGSGISNEQYEKAGAKIIDTKKEVYAKADMIQKVKEPLPDEYELMRENQILYTYLHLAAEAKLTKVLCERKVKAIAYETIQLDNGSLPLLTPMSEVAGRMATQIGAFYLQKDHGGKGILMGGVTGVKPAKVTIIGGGVVGTNAAKMAVGLGASVTILDVNTARLEYLDDIFQGRCMTLFSNAKNIEDSVKESDLVVGGVLITGHKAPTLVSKEMVSSMSKGSVVVDVAVDQGGCIETCRPTSHTNPTYEVDGVIHYCVPNMPGVVPRTSTYALTNVTLRYGSMIAAMGVEDAVAKSPALLKGLNTYGGHVVYEPVAKDLHMEYKPYKI from the coding sequence ATGATTATCGGTGTTCCTAAGGAGATTAAGATTTCTGAGAACCGCGTTGGTTTGACCGAAGCGGGCGTGCGTCAGTATGTGAGCGAAGGCCACACTGTGATCGTTGAAAAAGATGCGGGCGTTGGCTCTGGTATCTCTAACGAGCAGTACGAAAAAGCTGGTGCGAAAATCATCGACACCAAAAAAGAAGTGTACGCAAAAGCGGACATGATCCAAAAAGTAAAAGAACCTCTTCCAGACGAATACGAACTGATGAGAGAAAATCAGATCCTTTACACTTACCTTCACTTGGCTGCAGAAGCGAAGCTGACGAAAGTTCTTTGTGAACGCAAAGTGAAAGCGATCGCTTACGAAACTATCCAGTTGGACAACGGCTCTTTGCCATTGTTGACTCCAATGTCTGAAGTTGCCGGTCGTATGGCGACTCAGATCGGTGCTTTCTACCTGCAAAAAGACCACGGTGGAAAAGGCATCCTGATGGGTGGCGTAACGGGTGTTAAACCAGCAAAAGTCACTATCATCGGTGGTGGTGTTGTTGGTACCAACGCAGCGAAAATGGCTGTAGGTTTGGGCGCTTCCGTAACTATCCTTGATGTGAACACAGCTCGTTTGGAATATCTTGATGATATCTTCCAGGGCCGTTGCATGACTTTGTTCTCTAACGCGAAAAACATCGAAGATTCCGTAAAAGAATCTGATCTGGTAGTTGGTGGCGTTCTGATCACTGGTCACAAAGCTCCGACTTTGGTGTCTAAAGAGATGGTTTCTTCCATGTCCAAAGGCTCTGTTGTTGTTGACGTTGCAGTTGACCAGGGTGGTTGTATCGAGACTTGCCGCCCAACTTCCCACACCAACCCAACTTACGAAGTTGACGGTGTGATCCACTATTGCGTTCCAAACATGCCAGGCGTTGTTCCTAGAACATCCACTTACGCATTGACGAACGTAACTCTGCGCTACGGTTCCATGATCGCGGCTATGGGTGTGGAAGATGCAGTTGCGAAATCCCCTGCATTGTTGAAAGGTCTGAACACCTACGGTGGCCACGTTGTTTACGAGCCCGTAGCAAAAGACCTTCACATGGAGTACAAACCTTACAAAATCTAA
- a CDS encoding nitrilase-related carbon-nitrogen hydrolase — MIRVAAAQYLLQKHSSFEGWQHSVESWVREAVENKATLLVFPEYGSMELVSLMKETTQQDPKAQVRELDKMKDKFLETYQELAKKYQCAIVAPSIPVKNEQEAFVNRSYFVGPSGGVGVQDKKNVTKLEEELWGIVSGGNAFNVFETRLGDMAVCMSTDVEYPGPAASMAAEGAKILLAPSRSESPIDCNRVHLGARARAMENNAFVIVSQLLGKAPWTATVTENTGYAAIYSPLEEGHPEDGIQAKGTLNEPGWLYSEINHP, encoded by the coding sequence ATGATTCGTGTCGCTGCCGCTCAGTACCTGTTGCAAAAGCATTCCAGCTTTGAGGGCTGGCAGCATTCGGTGGAATCCTGGGTGCGCGAAGCGGTTGAAAATAAAGCAACCCTGCTGGTGTTCCCCGAATACGGCTCTATGGAATTAGTGTCTTTGATGAAGGAAACCACTCAGCAGGATCCCAAGGCGCAGGTTCGTGAGCTGGATAAAATGAAAGACAAATTCCTTGAGACCTATCAAGAGCTGGCCAAAAAATACCAGTGCGCGATAGTGGCTCCGTCCATCCCGGTCAAAAACGAACAAGAGGCCTTCGTCAACCGCAGTTACTTTGTCGGACCCAGCGGCGGGGTGGGTGTACAGGACAAAAAGAACGTCACCAAACTTGAAGAAGAGCTGTGGGGGATCGTCAGCGGTGGCAATGCCTTCAATGTTTTTGAAACCCGTCTTGGCGACATGGCTGTTTGCATGAGCACCGATGTCGAATATCCGGGCCCGGCGGCCTCAATGGCTGCTGAGGGCGCCAAAATTCTTCTGGCCCCAAGCCGCAGCGAAAGCCCCATCGACTGCAACCGCGTGCATCTGGGTGCCAGAGCCCGCGCCATGGAAAATAACGCCTTCGTGATCGTCAGCCAGCTTCTGGGGAAAGCCCCATGGACCGCCACCGTCACCGAAAACACCGGATACGCCGCCATCTACAGCCCGTTGGAAGAAGGCCACCCTGAAGACGGCATCCAAGCCAAAGGCACCTTGAACGAACCCGGCTGGCTCTATAGCGAAATAAACCACCCCTAA
- the lpxC gene encoding UDP-3-O-acyl-N-acetylglucosamine deacetylase, with protein MFLQKTIRKKTVVQGIGIHSGDPCTLTFRPAPADTGVYFIRTDLPGSPSLKVTARNVQATSHQTTIGGAAFSVATIEHCVSALSALRIDNLFIELDGPEIPIGDGSARVFLEALLAVGIVEQDQPRKYCYITEPIYFSEGEKHAYVVPYHGLRLTVTIDFPNPTIGKQTIDLDINEQSFGRDVANARTFGFMKDVEALKSRGLAKGGSLDNCIVLDGENVVNPEGLRWADEFVRHKLLDALGDLVTLEMPLMGHVVLYKAGHDVMNKLVRKIWDSPTSYRHVELGADISDEVRRYTGWTVPV; from the coding sequence ATGTTCTTGCAAAAAACAATTCGTAAAAAGACTGTGGTTCAGGGGATCGGGATTCATTCCGGCGATCCTTGTACATTGACCTTCCGCCCGGCTCCGGCTGACACGGGGGTTTACTTCATTCGCACGGATCTGCCTGGCAGTCCTTCTTTGAAAGTCACAGCCCGCAACGTGCAGGCGACATCTCATCAGACCACCATTGGCGGTGCGGCTTTTTCTGTCGCAACCATCGAGCACTGCGTGTCTGCTTTGTCAGCCTTGCGTATCGACAATCTGTTCATTGAATTGGACGGTCCCGAAATTCCTATCGGAGACGGCAGCGCCCGAGTTTTCCTGGAAGCTTTGCTGGCTGTTGGAATCGTAGAACAAGATCAGCCCCGCAAATATTGCTATATCACTGAGCCGATATATTTCAGTGAAGGCGAAAAGCATGCCTACGTGGTTCCGTATCATGGACTGCGTTTGACAGTGACCATTGATTTTCCAAATCCCACCATCGGAAAACAAACCATCGATCTGGATATCAACGAACAATCCTTTGGCCGTGACGTGGCCAATGCCCGCACGTTTGGCTTTATGAAGGATGTGGAAGCGTTGAAGTCCCGCGGTCTTGCCAAGGGGGGCAGTCTTGATAACTGCATCGTCCTTGATGGCGAAAATGTGGTGAATCCGGAAGGCTTGCGCTGGGCGGATGAATTCGTTCGTCACAAGCTGCTGGATGCGCTGGGTGATCTGGTTACTTTGGAAATGCCATTGATGGGCCATGTGGTTCTTTATAAGGCCGGCCATGATGTCATGAACAAACTGGTGCGCAAGATCTGGGATTCTCCGACCAGCTATCGTCACGTTGAACTGGGTGCGGATATTTCCGACGAAGTTCGCCGTTATACGGGCTGGACTGTCCCAGTCTGA
- a CDS encoding asparaginase: protein MASKQPLIIEVLRGPVVESQHQVMAVVVNEAGNLVQYWGHPQYLTMPRSAIKMLQALPLIESGAAEKFNLEDKHIALACASHRGEKDHLAALSQWLEKAGLKEAQYVCGPHLPYDEASAHDMIRKSQKPTVLCNNCAGKHSAIISTCLHLGEDPTGYEKYEHNAQKRLRKVLSETMRIDHSKLPYGVDGCGIPTYAVPLQNMAIGMSTFINPKEASARKAAADRILHAVRSNPFYISGSDNFATAVIEKTQGRAVIKGGAEGVFCGVLPEKKVAFAVKAADGAGRAAQAATAMLLLKLGGLNESEFKALSKFTLSPVTNWRGDVVGQIRIAKGS from the coding sequence ATGGCATCAAAACAGCCGTTGATCATTGAGGTGTTGCGCGGTCCCGTGGTGGAAAGTCAGCATCAGGTGATGGCCGTTGTCGTGAATGAGGCCGGCAACCTTGTGCAGTACTGGGGGCATCCTCAGTATCTGACCATGCCTCGCAGTGCGATCAAGATGTTGCAGGCGTTGCCGTTGATTGAATCGGGCGCGGCAGAAAAATTCAATCTTGAAGATAAGCACATTGCTTTGGCCTGTGCCTCCCATCGCGGGGAAAAAGATCACCTGGCAGCGCTTTCACAATGGCTGGAAAAAGCCGGTTTAAAAGAGGCTCAATATGTCTGCGGGCCGCATCTGCCTTACGATGAAGCCAGTGCTCACGATATGATTCGTAAAAGTCAAAAACCCACTGTGCTTTGTAACAACTGTGCCGGGAAGCATTCTGCGATTATTTCAACCTGTCTGCACTTGGGCGAAGATCCCACAGGATATGAAAAGTACGAACACAATGCGCAGAAAAGACTGCGCAAGGTTCTGAGCGAAACAATGCGCATTGATCATTCCAAACTGCCGTATGGGGTGGATGGGTGTGGTATTCCGACGTATGCCGTTCCGTTGCAGAATATGGCCATCGGGATGTCGACGTTTATCAATCCGAAGGAAGCGTCCGCGCGCAAAGCCGCCGCAGATCGTATTTTGCACGCGGTCAGATCTAATCCGTTCTATATCTCTGGCAGTGACAATTTCGCCACAGCTGTGATTGAAAAGACACAAGGTCGCGCCGTGATCAAAGGCGGGGCGGAAGGTGTTTTCTGTGGTGTGCTGCCAGAAAAGAAGGTGGCCTTCGCGGTGAAAGCCGCGGACGGAGCGGGAAGGGCTGCTCAGGCCGCGACAGCCATGCTTTTGTTGAAGTTGGGGGGATTGAACGAAAGCGAATTCAAGGCGCTTTCTAAATTCACCTTGTCTCCTGTCACAAACTGGCGGGGCGACGTTGTCGGGCAAATCCGCATTGCGAAGGGCTCTTAG